The Pseudomonadota bacterium region GGGAGGTCGCGTTTCGCCGGAGCGCAGGAACCGGAGTGTATATTGAAATACATGAGGATTCCGAGCACCGCCGGAACGCGAGATCCCGAGCGCAGTAGGTTTTTTCACAACCTCTGAGAGGAACTTGATCAGCGCCCTCGTGGCGCGAAGGCCGTCGATGCGCGAGCGGTACTTGTCACTCTCGACGCTCACCCCTATCCAGATGTTCGGCGCCCACTCAAGCTTCGGATCCAGTTCAGCGAGGCGCGCGGACCGCTTTGTAAGCACCTGGAATCTATGCCAGTGCGCGTTGCGCATGACGTCGAAGACCCGCTGGATGTAGTCGAGCGGGACGTCCTTGTGAAACAGGTCGCTCATCGAGTTCACGAAGATCGTCTGCGGCCTCTTCCAGTGCAGCGGCTGATCGAGCATGTGCGGCTGGAGCGTCAACCGGAAGCCGTGCCGGTAGTTTTCCTGACCGATCGCCTGGAGCCGCTCGGCCATCCGCTCGGCGTAGCAGTACTTGCAGCCAGGGCTGACTTTCGTGCAGCCCGTGACGGGGTTCCAGGTCGACTCCGTCCACTCGATGGCTGATCTCAGGCCCATGTCAGCCTTGTTTCGTCGGGGTATGTATGTTGCCAGGCGCTTCTTCCCGTCCGTCTTCAGGCGCTCCACGCGAAGCCTCGTGGCCTCCTCCTCCTGCTTCAGGGCTGCCGTCATATGCTTCTTCAGATACGCCGTTTTGTCCTCGACAAACTTGCGTACCTTGAGCCCGGTCACCGTTCCCTTGGAGCGGAACTCCTTGCGTAACTGGTCGACCAGCGTCGGTGTGGCATCAGCCTCGAACAGAACGAGTGGTTGGGGTTCGTCGCATCCGAGAACCTGAACTCGCCGTCTGGGTCTACCTTCCACATGGCCTCCTTCATCTTCAGGTGGCCCAGCTCGTCGTTCGTTGTGAAGAACAAGTAGTACTGCGTTCGGTCTTGTCGGTCGCGCCGCGAAGTAGCGAACGTACTTGGCCACCCGCGTGAGCTTCGACTGGTAGAGCTCTCGCAGCTTCACGACACGCCTCGTCGCCGCCAAAGGCCTCGACGATGTGCTGCACCACCT contains the following coding sequences:
- a CDS encoding phage Gp37/Gp68 family protein, coding for MGLRSAIEWTESTWNPVTGCTKVSPGCKYCYAERMAERLQAIGQENYRHGFRLTLQPHMLDQPLHWKRPQTIFVNSMSDLFHKDVPLDYIQRVFDVMRNAHWHRFQVLTKRSARLAELDPKLEWAPNIWIGVSVESDKYRSRIDGLRATRALIKFLSEVVKKPTALGISRSGGARNPHVFQYTLRFLRSGETRPPFARDGFFTTSHSVLSTTSTCAASTGRSWAANQVPRHGRWIPRGAIDLRDQCRRAKLPFFFKQWGGKNKKQAGRVLDGRTWDEMPMPPDTAVPMVRPRGRRTSLAVVP